In Bombina bombina isolate aBomBom1 chromosome 6, aBomBom1.pri, whole genome shotgun sequence, a single genomic region encodes these proteins:
- the HNRNPAB gene encoding heterogeneous nuclear ribonucleoprotein A/B isoform X1, with the protein MSDTEQQYMETAENGHEAADAEGAEAKEAPEAEGQNGSEGDQIDASKGDEDAGCVADISSPLNEGMKMFVGGLSWDTSKKDLKDYFSKFGEVSDCTIKMDQNTGRSRGFGFILFKDAASVDKVLEQKEHRLDGRLIDPKKAMAMKKDPIKKIFVGGLNPEAGEDKIREYFGTYGEIEAIELPMDPKTNKRRGFVFITFKEEEPVKKILEKKYHNVSGSKCEIKIAQPKEVYQQQYGGRGGFSGGRGGRGGKAQGQSWNPGYNNYWNQGYGSQGYGGYGQQGYGGGYGNYDYTGYGYYGYGPGYDYSQGSASYGKAPRRGGHQNNYKPY; encoded by the exons ATGTCTGATACTGAACAGCAATACATGGAGACCGCTGAGAACGGTCACGAAGCAGCTGATGCTGAAGGCGCTGAGGCAAAAGAGGCACCCGAGGCCGAAGGCCAAAACGGCTCCGAAGGTGATCAGATCGATGCCAGCAAAGGCGATGAGGACGCAGGGTGCGTAGCTGATATTTCTTCCCCTTTAAATGAAGGAAT GAAAATGTTTGTTGGTGGCCTAAGTTGGGATACAAGCAAAAAAGACTTGAAAGACTACTTTTCTAAATTTGGTGAAGTATCAGACTGCACAATCAAAATGGATCAAAACACTGGGCGATCAAGAGGATTTGGATTCATTCTGTTTAAAGATGCTGCCAGTGTTGACAAG GTATTGGAGCAAAAAGAACACAGACTCGATGGACGATTAATTGATCCCAAGAAAGCAATGGCAATGAAAAAAGACCCAATAAAGAAAATATTCGTTGGTGGACTCAACCCAGAAGCAGGAGAGGATAAAATACGGGAATATTTTGGAACATATGGAGAG ATAGAGGCAATTGAATTGCCAATGGACCCTAAAACTAACAAGAGAAGAGGCTTTGTTTTCATAACCTTTAAAGAAGAGGAGCCAGTGAAAAAAATACTGGAAAAGAAATACCACAATGTTAGCGGTAGCAAG tgtgAAATAAAAATAGCACAACCTAAAGAAGTGTACCAGCAACAGTATGGTGGTCGAGGTGGCTTTAGTGGTGGAAGAGGAGGCAGAGGTGGAAAAG CACAAGGCCAGAGTTGGAATCCAGGATATAACAACTACTGGAACCAAGGATATGGCAGCCAGGGATATGGTGGTTATGGACAGCAAGGTTATGGTGGAGGCTATGGAAACTATGACTACACTGGATATGGATATTATGGATATGGACCAGGCTATGACTACA GTCAGGGCAGTGCAAGCTATGGAAAAGCTCCCAGGCGCGGTGGCCATCAGAATAATTACAAGCCATATTGA
- the HNRNPAB gene encoding heterogeneous nuclear ribonucleoprotein A/B isoform X2, translated as MSDTEQQYMETAENGHEAADAEGAEAKEAPEAEGQNGSEGDQIDASKGDEDAGKMFVGGLSWDTSKKDLKDYFSKFGEVSDCTIKMDQNTGRSRGFGFILFKDAASVDKVLEQKEHRLDGRLIDPKKAMAMKKDPIKKIFVGGLNPEAGEDKIREYFGTYGEIEAIELPMDPKTNKRRGFVFITFKEEEPVKKILEKKYHNVSGSKCEIKIAQPKEVYQQQYGGRGGFSGGRGGRGGKAQGQSWNPGYNNYWNQGYGSQGYGGYGQQGYGGGYGNYDYTGYGYYGYGPGYDYSQGSASYGKAPRRGGHQNNYKPY; from the exons ATGTCTGATACTGAACAGCAATACATGGAGACCGCTGAGAACGGTCACGAAGCAGCTGATGCTGAAGGCGCTGAGGCAAAAGAGGCACCCGAGGCCGAAGGCCAAAACGGCTCCGAAGGTGATCAGATCGATGCCAGCAAAGGCGATGAGGACGCAGG GAAAATGTTTGTTGGTGGCCTAAGTTGGGATACAAGCAAAAAAGACTTGAAAGACTACTTTTCTAAATTTGGTGAAGTATCAGACTGCACAATCAAAATGGATCAAAACACTGGGCGATCAAGAGGATTTGGATTCATTCTGTTTAAAGATGCTGCCAGTGTTGACAAG GTATTGGAGCAAAAAGAACACAGACTCGATGGACGATTAATTGATCCCAAGAAAGCAATGGCAATGAAAAAAGACCCAATAAAGAAAATATTCGTTGGTGGACTCAACCCAGAAGCAGGAGAGGATAAAATACGGGAATATTTTGGAACATATGGAGAG ATAGAGGCAATTGAATTGCCAATGGACCCTAAAACTAACAAGAGAAGAGGCTTTGTTTTCATAACCTTTAAAGAAGAGGAGCCAGTGAAAAAAATACTGGAAAAGAAATACCACAATGTTAGCGGTAGCAAG tgtgAAATAAAAATAGCACAACCTAAAGAAGTGTACCAGCAACAGTATGGTGGTCGAGGTGGCTTTAGTGGTGGAAGAGGAGGCAGAGGTGGAAAAG CACAAGGCCAGAGTTGGAATCCAGGATATAACAACTACTGGAACCAAGGATATGGCAGCCAGGGATATGGTGGTTATGGACAGCAAGGTTATGGTGGAGGCTATGGAAACTATGACTACACTGGATATGGATATTATGGATATGGACCAGGCTATGACTACA GTCAGGGCAGTGCAAGCTATGGAAAAGCTCCCAGGCGCGGTGGCCATCAGAATAATTACAAGCCATATTGA